The Rhinolophus sinicus isolate RSC01 linkage group LG15, ASM3656204v1, whole genome shotgun sequence region gtAGGATATGCTGATGACACCATCTTACTGACAGAAAGTAGCCGTGACTTGAAAAGACCtcatgaaagtgaaagaagaacgTGCCCACGCAGGACTGCATCGGAACATCAATGAGTCAAAAACcatgactacagaagaaatacatGACTTTAACATAGACAATGGAGACactgaaattgttaaagattttgtttaCCTgggttcagtcatcaattcaaatggagactgcggccaagaaatcaagagaaggctgagacttggAAGGAGAGCAagggaagaattagaaaaaaatcatcagagcACAGATGTGTCATTAGAAACCAAAGTTAAGATCATTCACACCCTCGTATTCCCAATTACTATGGAcgtgaaagttggacagtgaagaaggctgataggaaaaacATAGATTTATTTGAAATCTGGTGTGGGAGGAGAGCTCTACAGATACCCCAGATcgccagaaagatgaacaagtgggtcctagagcaaatgaagcctgaaacatcacgaagtcaaaaatgacaaaactgaagctgtcttacttcaggcacatcatgagaaggcagggttctttggaaaaaacaGTAACGCTAGCAAGAATAGAAGgcagcagaaaaagaggaagaccaaatatgagacgGATAGACGCCATAAAAGAAGCGgtaggcatgagtctacaggaaCTGAGAAGGGTTTTTAAGGGCAGGACAGTGTAGACATCCCTCATTCATAGGGTCGCCAGGAGTCAGAACCAGCTCAACGGCATGTAACACACGTTGATGACACCTCAGTTGTTTCTAAATTGTCACCATTGTAACAGTCCTCATACATACCTCTTCTCGCCTTAGGActaattcatagaaatagaatttGTAGGTCaaaagaaattcacatttaacaTTTTGCATTACTACACACATTGTTTACCAATTATCATTCCCAATAAAGTGTATGAGAGCTTCTTCTCTTTCACTCCTGCCAATATAGTTATCCTTCTTAATAGCTGCAAAATAATCCTGACTTAATGCTCAGAGAACAGACATCGGAGGCAGAGCCACATTGTCCCCAAGCGCCACAATGACTCTGTCATGTGTGGGTACCGCCGCCAGATGGCGCTGGGGAGGCCTGGGAAGACCAAGCGGCAGGACCAAAGCCCCGGCTCTGGCTCCATTGGCCATTGGATACCCGCGAagtcagaggagaaaaaagaccAAACTGGGTGGAGAAAACGGGAACCCTGACCCAGAGGACGCGAAGGCAAGGGCCAGAAGGTGGAGTTCAGCATTCCAGCGAAAAAGATGCGGGTTAAGTGAGTAAACGCAGCCTGCAATAGTCTCAGCACCGCCAGTAACTTGCCGAGTGCGCTGATGAAGAACGCGAGGGGGCGCGGGTGTCGCGTTAGAGGCTTGGACCGGCGTCTCCCAGCGCCTGAGGGCGTCGGTGCCAAGCCCGCCGGGGAAACGCCGGGACCCCGCCGGCTGCGCTTACTCAGATCTCCAGAGGGCGGCGCCCGTGGGGAAAACCAGAGCTGTCGCAATATGACCCAAACCACTGCGCCCCACTTAGTGCGGACCTAAGGCAAGTTACATCCCGGCTCCTCTTCTATGAAATGGGATCATACCCAGGGAAGACTGTTGTGATGGTTACTTGAGATGATATATGATGGCTAGTATTTTTGTACACTCCCCTAAAAACACCATCACCCTCCAACCAACATGCAACACAATTGGCTTATTAATTTCCTGGAGGCTACCAGGGATAGAAGAGAAGAGCCAGCTCAGTAGAGATTTATTGTATTCCATTTTCTCAGGGCAACCTCTAGTCCTTTGTCCCAAATCCGGATAGGAATGTGACAAACTCTGGTTCTCACTCAGGGATGCCACCGTGTAACTCAGGAAGCATGAATAGTACACACACAGGAAAATCACTTCAAAAGCTTTATCAGGGTTCAAAATCAACAGCATCGGACAGTTCTTTTGGGAGAAGGGGTACAAGCTTCTCCTGGCCAGCTGTGGGCTCTGACCAAGTCCTGGGTCTTCCCCACACATCTGCCTCACTTCCCTAGTCCAGTTCCTAGTTGAAGGAGATGGTTGGTGTCGACCTCTAGGAATGAGGGcatggaagggggagggggagctcTGTGTTGGCAGTTGCCATGGTTTTGCTCTGGATTCTGGAGCCAACCTGCCCACTCTCTGAGACACTCAGGTCACAGAAGCAGTAGTCAGAAGCCTGAGGGGACGTGAGGAGTGCCACTCTGGAGCCCACCGGGGCACCTGTTGAGATGGAGGCCTTAGATGGGCAAGGGGATGAAGTGGACAAGCCACTAGAGAAGGTGAAGACACTGGGGctgtgagggagggagagcaggagcaTCCTTGAGGGGCTGGTTTTAGAAAGCAGAGAATATGAAATtcaaggaagaggagaaggaaaattgGTGAGGTACATGAGTTAGCAAGAGaccaaaagaacaagagaagatTAATTCAAACAGATGTTTATCAAGGACACATATTCCTGGCAAGATGATTGTTGGTTATGAAGACACAAGggctctggtgtgtgtgtgtacacgtgcatTATGGTCTGTGtatgtggttgtgtgtgtgtgtgtgtgtggtatgtttATAAAGCTGACCAGCCAGAGTGCCCTCTCTCTGAGACTTGGAGGAGTTTGTGTCCCACACCCTCTCCATCtacctccctccctttccttggTCTCTCCCTTCAGAGTGGTCTGGGTCTCCGTCTTCCTTGTTCCCCCGGAACACAGGCAGAAATTAATGCTCACTTTTCTGAGAGGCTTTTGAAAAGTTGGGTGCAAATCCAGCCATGTCCATCTAATCCTGTGCTCTGACTTCAAATGTTATTTCACAGTCACTttgtcttcattcattttcagcttcaccccctccccacttttgCTATCAGAAAAGTCTTTCCTATCATTACCATCACCAACACACATTTTTCTGAGTGCCCATTAGCATGGTGTGATGCTAAGGGTTAGGGAAACAAAGAGGTGTGCCTATGACttaggcactcaataagtgtttgctgaaggaatgagtaaatgaatCCCTGCTGACTTCCCCCAAGGAGTTACTTACATCCCTTGGTGCCTAGGTGCTCTCATCTCTAAGCAAGGATAATGATATCTAAGCTCACAGAATTTGTGGGAGCATAAAGTGAGTTCATGTTTATCACGTGCTTTGAAAAGCTAGCTAGAATATTATGCTGTAagtattataaaagaaatggGTTGGGCATTCTAGGTTTTTAAAACAGGGATTCTCAGAGATGGGTTTCTTTGCCCAAGGCTCCCTCGCCTCAGTGCTGGGTCAAGGAAGGAGTCATGGGGAAAACGGAGAAGGGCTTTGGCTGGCATTTGGACCAGTCGTTGTCCAGCACTGAACCTCAGGAGCAGTATCCCAAGTCCCCCAGCTGACCAGTTTCCTCCCAGGTGACAGATGTGCCCTGCTTAGAGAAGAGCTCCAGCACCATCCCTGCGGCAGACTCACTTGTGCGCCATGCCAAGGGCCTGGATCAGGATACCTTCAAAATTGTGAGTAAGGGGCCAGCTCAGGGGTGAGAAATTGGCAGACCTCAGACCCATAGCTCATCGCCCCACCTGTCATACTCTTGGGAAAGAAGTGGGGTAAGAGGTTGACTGGAGCCTCCTCACTTAACATGTGTAATGCTTCCTGGGTCACAAGGGCTGCAGCTGGGCCAATCTGGAGTTGCCCAtctgcctctttttttctcctatggACCCTCACTTCACCTGTCGTCTCTTCAGTGTAAAGAATATCTAAGGCCACTGAAGAAGTTCCTGCGAAAGTTGCACCTCCCCAAGGACCTTCCACAGAAGAAGAAGCTGAAGTACATGAAGCAGAGCCTGGTGGTCCTAGGGGACCACATCAACACCTTTCTGCAGCACTGCTGCCGAGCCTGGGAAATCAAGCACTGGAAGAAGTAGGGCAGCTTCCTTGCCCTTCCCAATACATCCACTCCCAGGTCACCCCCTCTAGATTCAAGATCACACCTCACTCAAGATCCCTTAGTTCTTCTTCAGGTGAAAGAGTCAGGATCCTGGAGTGAGCATGGTGACGACGGGGTAGAGAGAACAGGGTTCTCTAGTCATTCAGGGTAGCATTGATTCATGTGGCTGTATACACAGTAGACAAAGAACTCTCCTGACCCTGAGGAGAATGACCTGTGATTGAACAACTGCTGTGTGGTGTGGGGGCTCATCACCAGGAAGGGGTATTCAGGGTCTGGCAAATTTCCACCTCTCCATGTCCCCAACCCAAAACCAAGGAGGTAGCCTGTGGCCCATTTCTCCCTGGGTGGGTCCTGGCCACAAGACAAATCCTGGAAGGAGAGGAGCCATGCTCCACCTCCCTCAGTCTCAGGTGTCTCCCCTGCAGGATGCTCTGGAGGTTTGTCTCCCTCTTCTCAGAACTGGAGGCAAAGCAGCTTCGCAGGCTCTACAAACACACCAAGAACAACCAGAAAGCCAAGTTCCTGGTGAGCTGCTTGGGAGAGCTTCTCCTGGGCCCAGCTGAGGG contains the following coding sequences:
- the CHCT1 gene encoding CHD1 helical C-terminal domain containing protein 1, coding for MEALDGQGDEVDKPLEKVTDVPCLEKSSSTIPAADSLVRHAKGLDQDTFKICKEYLRPLKKFLRKLHLPKDLPQKKKLKYMKQSLVVLGDHINTFLQHCCRAWEIKHWKKMLWRFVSLFSELEAKQLRRLYKHTKNNQKAKFLVAFCPLDTPESSLLKDQENSLPKLCSAWGLHSNLSSVKERLSKMQAPGCEASLLGEPRSRLLDGRGSLKELPQKMKLQSKRIKEAPETPEICP